The following are from one region of the Silene latifolia isolate original U9 population chromosome 9, ASM4854445v1, whole genome shotgun sequence genome:
- the LOC141598718 gene encoding uncharacterized protein LOC141598718 — MEDTSNSSLKRVRQEEENEEIIKRQKSYKDIITLLEEEEDDPNEDISSLISTLQEEIISSTGLNPVQPGSDDLNRVYSGSDEFDRVCSGSGGEEEEVEKVMKHLLEASDDELGIPNLSGEMNGYDVVDVDEGHVDGGDLFLPVGEGLWEFEDHEANNYYEYSSLLQSEIFM; from the coding sequence aTGGAAGATACTTCAAATTCTTCATTAAAAAGAGTTAGAcaagaagaagaaaatgaagaaataaTAAAAAGGCAAAAATCATACAAAGACATAATTACCCTtcttgaagaagaagaggatgaccCAAATGAAGATATATCCTCCTTAATCTCTACCCTTCAAGAGGAAATTATTTCCTCAACCGGTTTGAACCCGGTTCAACCCGGTTCTGATGACTTGAACCGGGTTTATTCCGGTTCAGATGAGTTTGACCGGGTTTGTTCCGGTTCTGGAGGtgaagaggaggaggtggagAAGGTGATGAAACACCTTCTAGAAGCTTCTGATGATGAGTTGGGGATACCTAATTTATCGGGTGAAATGAACGGTTATGATGTTGTGGATGTCGATGAAGGACACGTGGACGGTGGAGATTTGTTCTTGCCTGTAGGTGAAGGGTTATGGGAGTTTGAGGACCATGAAGCAAATAATTATTATGAGTATAGTAGTTTATTACAATCTGAGATTTTCATGTAG